The sequence below is a genomic window from Sorangiineae bacterium MSr12523.
CCAGGGCCAGCTTGTCGTCGTCCTTCTCGAGCACGGCCACCCGCGACTGCAGCTGCGCCGTCAACTGCTCCAGCGGCGATTCGACGCGCACCCGCACCTCCGGCGGCGGCACACTCGGCGTCTCTCCCCGCGCGGCGACCGGCGGCGGCGGGGCCGAATGGCTCTCCCGCGGCAGCGGCGGGGCCGGTCGGGTGCGGGGCGGCAACGATGGCTTGTCGACCGATCGGGGTGCGCTCGGGGGGACAGGCGGGGGACGCCGCTTCGACTCGACCGGTGTGGTCGGCTTTGCGACCTGCTGTGCCTGGCTTGCGGCCTCCAGCAGCGTGGAGCGCGCTTCTTCGACGTTCCAGCCCTCTTCCAAGTCGAGCAGCGACAACTCGACGGTCCGTACTTGGCCAAGACCAGAGGGAGCAGGGGGAGCAGGGGGGTTCGCCTGCGGGGCCGCTTCGGGGGCGGGCGGGATGCTCGGAGGCTGCAATCCGGTCACCGTGTCACTCACGATCTTTTCCTCGCAGGATGTATGGCGCCCGTTCCGCGCCGGGTAAAAGAAGGGTACTGTGCCAGGATGCGTTTATTTAGCGGGCGGGTGGCGCCCATCGCGGCCGAAGTCGTTCGCATTCTGATTGCGGCGGGTGACATCGAAACCGAATCACCGAAAGAGGTTCAAGCCGACGTCGAGGCAGTGCTTCGAACTTACTTGGCGGCGGAGCGCGACGTGAACGACCGCACCAAGGAGCTTCTCGAGCGCACAGGACGTTCGATGAACGACTTTGGCCGCGTCCGCAATCAAATCGCCGAGACCAAAGGTATCAAAGTCGGCGATGAGATGCTCGATTACGTATTGGACCAGGTCGTCCAAATATTTCACCACTCCGCAAACGTAGAAGAAATTTTCGTTGAAGACGTAGAACTGCGGCGAAAAATGGCTGCGGTGTTCAAAAAGCACATGGCGCTGGACGGCGAAATCGATGCAGAGGTTCGCGCGCAATTGCGGCATGTCAGTGAGGGCTCACGCACGTGGGAAGTCGAATATGCGCGCGTCCTGGAGCAGGTGAAGCGGAAGAAGGGAGTCTCGTAGCGATGAAGGGGTCCCCATGCGAAGCATGACCGGCTTCGGCGCAGGGGATCACCCGCTGGGGGCCGGGCGGCTCGGGGTGGAAATCCGCGCGCTGAATCACCGCTTCCTGGATGTTCGCGTGCGCGTGGCACGCGAGTTGGGGGATCTCGCTGGCTTCGTGGAACAGCTCGCCCGCGAGCGCATGACGCGCGGCCGCTTCGAAGTGACGGTGCGCGTCGACGGCATTGGGCTGGGCCTCACCACGTTGGACCGCGAGCGCGCGAGAAGCGCCTACCGTTCGTTGTGCGAGCTGCGCGATGAAATCGCCCCCGGCACGGAGGTTCCGCTTTCGCTCCTCGGCGCCATTCCGGATCTCTTCGTCTCCTCCGTGGAGCGCGAAATCGACAAGACCAAAGAGGCCACGCGCTTGGCCTTCGACCGCGCCGTCATTTCCCTGGATGAAATGCGCGAGCGCGAGGGCGCTGCTTTGTGCGCCGACTTGGCCAAACGCCTCGACTCGGTGCGGGAGCTCACCTCGACGGTGCGCGTTCGCGCGCCGGATTTGCTGGAGGAGCACCGCAAGCGCCTGCGCGAGCGCACGGACCGACTCCGCGGCACCATGGATCTGCAAATCGACGCGGGCCGCCTGGAGGCGGAAGTGGTGCTGTTCGCCGAGCGGGTGGACATTTCCGAGGAGCTCACGCGGCTCTTGAGCCACTGCGAGCAATTCCTCGCGCTGCTCGATGAGAAATCATGCGGCCGCCGGCTCGATTTCCTCTTGCAGGAAATGGTGCGGGAAGCGAATACGGCGGGCGCCAAGAGTCCCGACGCCCAAATTGCCCACGCGATTGTCGAAATGAAAGCCGAGCTCGAGCGAATGCGCGAGCAGGTTCAAAACGTCGAGTGAAGGTGGAGTGAAGGTAAGAAACACCCCATGTTACCGGATGAATTTTTGCTCCTTATCTTGTCGTCGCCGAGCGGCGCAGGAAAAACCACGCTGGCCCGCAAGCTTCTCGAGACCTTTCCCGATCTGCGATTCAGCGTTTCCCATACGACCCGCAGGCCGCGCGCCAACGAAGTCGATGGTCGCGATTACCACTTCGTCGACCGCCCCGCGTTCGAGCGCCTGGTGGCCGATCACGGGTTCGTCGAGTGGGCGGAAGTGCATGGGAACCTCTATGGGACGTGCCTGCACGAAATCGAGAACGCCAAGGCGGCCGGCTGCACCGGCATGATCTTCGACATCGACTACCAGGGCGCCCGGCAGATCCGCGCCAAGCTGCCCGACGTCACCGGCGTGTTCATTCTTCCGCCATCGATGGCGGAACTCGAGCGCCGCCTGCGCGGGCGCGCCAGCGAGACGGAGGATGTCGTTAAGCGCCGTTTCGAGGCCGCCCGCCTGGAAATCGAGCACTATGCGCTCTTCGACTACGTGCTGGTGAACGACGATTTCGAATCGGCCTTCGCAACCCTGCGCGGTATCGTGCTGGCCGAGCGAGCCCGCCGCACGCGCAAAGCCTACGTGGCGGAGTCGCTCCTGAGGAGCTAGGCTCGCTTCCAGATCTGCTTCCAGCCCACCCACCCCGCAAGTAACACCCCGCACGGGGTTTTCACGAGATAGGACGAAGATACGTGTCAAACGCGCAAAACCACAGAGGTTCTCAGTCGTTGCTCATCGTCGGGTCCATGGCGTTCGACACCCTGGAAATGCCCTACGGTACGTTCGAATACGTGGTCGGTGGGGCCGCAACCTTCTCCTCGATTGCAGCGTCGCTCCTGACCCACGGCGTGCGCATCGTCGGCGTGGTGGGTGACGACTTTCCGCGGGACTATCTGGACTTTCTGCGCAAGCGCGAGATCGACACCTTGGGCGTCGAGCAGGTCGCCGGAAAGAGCTTTTTCTGGCGCGGCCGCTACTCGGCCGACCTCGCGAGCCGCGAGACGTTGGACACGCAGCTCAATGTGTTTGCCAACTTTCAGCCGAAGATCCCCGAGGCGCATCGCTCCACGCCGTACGTGCTGCTCGGCAACATCCACCCGCAGCTCCAGTTGGACGTGCTCGACCAGGTCGAAAAGCCCAAGTTGGTCGCCGCCGACACGATGAACTTCTGGATCTCGGGCGAGTCGGCCACCCTGAACAAGCTTTTGGCCCGCACGGACTTGCTCATCATCAACGACGAAGAGGCGCGCCAGCTTTCCGGTATCGACAACATCGTGCGTGCGGCCGCGGACATTCGGAAGCGCGGGCCGTCGCGGGTCATCATCAAGCGCGGTGAGTTCGGCTCGCTGCTCTTCGACGAAGCGGGCACCTTTTTCTGCCCGGGCTATCCGCTCGAAGAGGTGCGCGATCCCACGGGCGCGGGCGATACGTTCGCGGGCGGCCTCCTCGGCTACGTAACGCGACACGGCGACACGTCGCCGAGCACCCTGCGCCGCGCCATGTTCTACGGCTCGGCCCTTGCCTCCTTCTGTGTGGAGGACGTTGGCACGACGCGCATCGCCAAGGTGACGCGTTCGGAGCTCGACGCACGGATTCAGGCGTTCGCACGCCTCGTCGATTATGGCGGTAGCTTGGCCCTTCCCGCGGAGGAGAGTCGATGAGTAAACAGATGACCAAAATTGGCTTGGCTTTGTTCGGCGCCGTTGGCATCGGCATTCCGGTGCTGGTGGCGGCTTGTTATGATCCGCCCGAGAAGAACAACCAGCAGTCCCAAGGGGGCGACCAGGATGTTCAGTCGGGCAAGTGCGTCTCGACGCCGGGAGGCTACCCTGCGGCGAATTGCGACGACTCGGACAACCTCTGCGAGCAGACGGCCTGTACGACCATCGAGGCCTCGTGCGGTTCCACCGCCACGTGCATGCCCCTTTCGGACAATACGGGCAAGCCGACGATTGATCTGCGCATCCGGAGGCTGAACGTCGTTGCGCCGCCGGCATTGGCGGACAACATCATTCGCGCGACCGTCCTCAGCCCGAACATCGAGATGAACGCGAACGCCTGTGCCGAGCGCGGTTACGGCTCGTTCAACTGGCTCTTCCGCGTGACGAAGGGCGAAGGAACGGGTGCGGGAACGCTGGAGACCGGCGGCGCGCCTCCTTCCACGGATCCGCGCGGCAAGGGGTACTGTTTTTACAACCACTTGGCGGGAGGCATTCAGGTCAACTCCGCCAAGACGAGCGTCACCTTCGACGGCGACACCTTCACGAGCGGCGCGATCGAGAAGCTGAATGTGCCGATCTTCCTCCGTGGCGATGTGAAGAACGTCATCATTTTGCCGCTCTCGGACGTGGTCATTCAGAACGTGACGCTTTCCGAGAACAACAACTGCGTCGGCCGATTCGATCTCAAGGCGCTCGATTCGGCCTGCGACGAGGATCCGTCCGTCTGCACGAAGTGGAAGACGGCCGCGGCGCTCGGCGGGTACATCACCTTGGAAGAAGCCGACAAGGTGGACGTCGTCGACCTGACGCAGAGCCTCTGCGTCGTACTGACCAAAGCCGTCGGCGAGACCGACGACAAGGGCATCAAGCGTTGCCCGCGCGGTACCGACGGCAAACTCAACCTGAGCGACGCCCAGAAGGGCGACTACTGCTCGAACCCGAAGGGCGCCGGCGGCTGCCGTGACAGCTTCTGGCTGACGGCCACGTTCGCCGCCAGCGCCGTGAACATCAACGATGGCGCCGGCGTCGTGGAGTGCAATCCGTAGATTTGTAGGGGTTAGGGATCAGGGGTTAGGGAAGAGACGGTCGTGCTCGTCCCCTGATTTTCTGTCCCTAACCCTAAACCCTAACCCCTAAACCCTCCGCTGCTACAATGCCGCGCATGGGGTGGCGGCGTGCCTTTGGCATTTTGTCGGCGTTGGCCATTGCCTCGTGCGCGGGGGGTGGAGGCTGTAGTGGCTGCGGGGAGCCCATTCCGGGCGGCTTCCCGCGCGAGTCCGTGGTTCTGAACGCCGGGGCGATGCGCCTGACGCGTCCCGGGCTCGACGTGCTCGCCGGCGGCGCGCCGACCATGCTTCGCAGAATCGTGAGCCCAGGAAATGGCGTCTTTGCCATCGAGATCCCGCGGGCGGACACGAGCGGCTCGATCGACCTTCCGTGGCCGCTTCCGGACATCGATTACACGATTCACATTTGCCCCAAGGGCCCGCGCCGCGATGTGGACCCGCCGGAGTGCCTCGGCGAGGTCAACATCGGACAAGCGAAGTTGCACCTCGACGCCTGGGCACCCGACGTGGTGCGCGCGACCGGCACCATCCCGGTGAGGCTGCGTCATTTGCCCGTGCGCATCGAAAACGACGGGCCCAGCCTGGGCACCTTCGGCGTGGGATTGGGCGCGGGCGGTTGCAATGGAGATACGCCCAATTTCGATTACCGAGAATTCCCATTCGAAATGGCCATTCCCTGGGTGGCCGAAACCAATGGGCCACGCGCGGGGTACACGAAGCTCGATTGGAATCGCGCCGTGGTGGACGTCGGCATCACCAAAGGCGACGTGGCGGTTTGCAAGGATTGCGGCGTGGCGACGGAGCTGTGCAATGCCGTGTTCGATTACGCCAAAGATCAGGCGTTCGGTTCCCTCATCGGCGGCGTGAAAGATCAGCTCAAACGAGTCTTGGCTTCGCAGGCGCCGCCGTGGCTAGGCACGGAGCTGCGGGTGAACCTCGCCGGTGCATTGGCCAGCATGTCGCCGGGAACCCGAGGCGGGCTCGATATCGTGTTTGCCGCGGGCGGCGCGGTGGATGTGACGCCCAATTTTCCTCCCGACGACAATCCGTATCCCGGGCATACGCCCAATGGTTTCACCCTGCCGCTCCTCGGGGGCGCCATCGCGGCGCCGGTATCGTCCTGCGTCCCCAAAGTGGATATCCCGGTGCCCGCGGGCATCGCGGCGCCGGATGAATTGCGGCAGGACCTCCCGGGAAATCACCTACAACTGGCCGTGGCGGGGCGTTTTCTCGAATATGCCTTTGGCGGTGCTTACAACAGCGGGCTTCTGTGCCTGGGCGTGTCCACCGAACAGGTGCAGCAGCTCCAGAGCGGGCTTTTGAGCTTGCTCGTGCCGTCGCTCCAGAGGCTTGCCGTCGAGAAGAAGTCCGTGCCGCTGGCACTGACCACGCGCCCGCGGCATCCGCCCGCGGTGAAGGTGGGCGGGGGGACGAATGTCAAAACCGATCCGCTCGTGGCCATCGAGCTGCGCGAGCTCGACGTGGACATGTACATCTGGAGCCTCGACCGGTTCGTGCGCGTCTTCACGTTGACGGCGGACCTGACGATTCCGGTCAACCTGCAGATGGCCAAAGACGTGAAGACTGGGCTTTTGCCGGTACTCGGCGATGTGCGCCTCGCGAACGCCAAGGTGTCGAATGCCGATCTGCTGACCGACGATCCCGCTGGAATCGCGGCGTCGCTGGCGCCCGTGCTGGGCGGGTTCGTGAACCAATTGGCGGGAACGATCGGGCCCATCGATCTCTCGTCGATGGTCGATTCGTTCGGCCTGGCGGTGACCGTGCCCGAGGGCGGGATTCGCAAGCTCTCCAAATCGGGCGATGACTTCGTGGGCATCTTCGCGCAGCTTGCCGTGCCCGGCGTGAGCAACGCCGTGGCGGAAACGGAAGCTCACCTCGTCGAGCGAACGGTGCATCCGGAGGCCATGGGCCTCACGTCCCTGAGCCGAGAAAAGCGCCCGACCTTGCGCGTCGCCCTGTCGTCGCCGCGAGCGATGTCGGCGGTGGAATACAGTTGGTCCATCGATCGGGGCACCCGCAGCGCGTGGTCGCGGGAAACGGACGTCACGGTGGAGTCGGACGATCTGGTCTTTCAGGGCAAGCACACGCTGCGGGTGTGGTCGCGCTACGTGGGGCAGCCCGAGTCGGAGGATCCTACGCCCGCCGGGGTGCCCTTCGTCATCGACACGCTCGCGCCCCGAGTCGAGCTCGCGCGAAACGGCGTCCAGGCATGGGACTTCGTGAGCGAGGACGACGCGCTCGTGGCGCGCTATGAAAAGGGCGGCACGTTCAGCACGTGGATGCCCCTCGCAAAATTGGCAAAGCTCGATTTGCGCGATGCCACGGTCGTGGAGGTTCGTGACGAGGAAGGCAACGTCGGCCGCAGCGCCCCCATCGAGCGGAGCGCAGGCAGTGGCGGAGGCGGCGGGTGCTCCACGGCGGGCGATGCCCGCGGAACGTCCGCGGCGTGGGCGCTGGGCATGCTCATCGCCGTGCTGGCGGCTCGAAGGTACCGCCGGCGCTGGGGGCTCGGCGCCGTGGCCGTCGCCGCCATGACCCACCAAGGCTGCTCGTGCGGCGGCAGCGACGACGGCGAGGGCGCGCGCGACACGGTGGGCTGCGGGCAGGACTGCAAGAGCCCCTGCGAGCCGGCGCTGCCCATGGGCCAGGTGGGCGCGTACACCTCGGTGGCCACCGCCAAGGATGGCACCCTTTGGGTGGCCGGCTACAACGACGGCATCTACAGCGAGAGCCTCGACCACGTGTACGGTGATCTCGTGGTGGGCCGCTACGACGCGGCGAAAGGGCGCGTCGCATGGCAAACCGTGGACGGCGTTCCGGCGCGCACGGATGGCTCGTGCCCTCCTGCGGAGCGAAGCGGCTGGCGCAACGGCGAGACGGAATCGGGCGACAACGTCGGACTCTGGACCAGCCTCGCCCTGGATGCGAACGACCACCCGATGGTCGCGTATTACGATGCAACCCACCGCGCGCTGAAGTTTGCGCTTCTGGACGGTGAAGACTGGTCCGCGTACACGCTGCGCGCAACCCCCGGCGCCGACGTGGGCCGCTACGCGAAGATGATCCTGGCGGAGGGCAAACCCGTCGTGGTGTTTCCGGCCAACGAGAGCGCACGCTCGAGAATCGTGCTGGCAAAAGCCACCGCCGCGAGCCCGCGCAGCGCGGCCGATTGGACCTTCGAGGACATCGCCGTGGAGGACAACGTCCCCGCCGGGCCTGCCGCGACGTACCCGAATGCCATTGGCAATTACCTGCGCATCGCCGCAGGCCCAAACGGCT
It includes:
- a CDS encoding DUF507 family protein, producing the protein MAPVPRRVKEGYCARMRLFSGRVAPIAAEVVRILIAAGDIETESPKEVQADVEAVLRTYLAAERDVNDRTKELLERTGRSMNDFGRVRNQIAETKGIKVGDEMLDYVLDQVVQIFHHSANVEEIFVEDVELRRKMAAVFKKHMALDGEIDAEVRAQLRHVSEGSRTWEVEYARVLEQVKRKKGVS
- a CDS encoding YicC family protein, whose product is MRSMTGFGAGDHPLGAGRLGVEIRALNHRFLDVRVRVARELGDLAGFVEQLARERMTRGRFEVTVRVDGIGLGLTTLDRERARSAYRSLCELRDEIAPGTEVPLSLLGAIPDLFVSSVEREIDKTKEATRLAFDRAVISLDEMREREGAALCADLAKRLDSVRELTSTVRVRAPDLLEEHRKRLRERTDRLRGTMDLQIDAGRLEAEVVLFAERVDISEELTRLLSHCEQFLALLDEKSCGRRLDFLLQEMVREANTAGAKSPDAQIAHAIVEMKAELERMREQVQNVE
- the gmk gene encoding guanylate kinase — encoded protein: MLPDEFLLLILSSPSGAGKTTLARKLLETFPDLRFSVSHTTRRPRANEVDGRDYHFVDRPAFERLVADHGFVEWAEVHGNLYGTCLHEIENAKAAGCTGMIFDIDYQGARQIRAKLPDVTGVFILPPSMAELERRLRGRASETEDVVKRRFEAARLEIEHYALFDYVLVNDDFESAFATLRGIVLAERARRTRKAYVAESLLRS
- a CDS encoding PfkB family carbohydrate kinase translates to MAFDTLEMPYGTFEYVVGGAATFSSIAASLLTHGVRIVGVVGDDFPRDYLDFLRKREIDTLGVEQVAGKSFFWRGRYSADLASRETLDTQLNVFANFQPKIPEAHRSTPYVLLGNIHPQLQLDVLDQVEKPKLVAADTMNFWISGESATLNKLLARTDLLIINDEEARQLSGIDNIVRAAADIRKRGPSRVIIKRGEFGSLLFDEAGTFFCPGYPLEEVRDPTGAGDTFAGGLLGYVTRHGDTSPSTLRRAMFYGSALASFCVEDVGTTRIAKVTRSELDARIQAFARLVDYGGSLALPAEESR